ACCCACCTCGATCTTCCTGGTGCGGTCCGGATGCAGCTTGAGACCGCCGGGGTTGTGCAGATTGAGGTGAGCGGCGTCTGCACTGGCTGTCGGCGCGACGAGTTCTATTCGCATCGCGGCGATGGCGGCAAGACAGGCCGATTCGCGGTCGTTGTTTCATTAGCTGATTGACGGTTATGTCGGATTGACACGATCTCCATCGCGGTCACCGATGTGGTTATGTAGATCTCGGAACCATTGTTGAGACTCGGTGCTCATACCAGCGGAATACGGTGTGAGTCCACCTTCACAGGAGGCATGGTATGCTGGCCAATCACAAACTGGCGTTCGTGGGCAGCGGGGTCATGGCCGAGGCGATGATCAAGGGCATCTTGAATCGGGGACTCGTGGCGCCTGAGGCCATTATGGCCAGCGGCCCTCGCGAGGAAAGAGGGGCTGACCTGCGTCAGCACTACGGTGTCGCCTCGACGACCGATAACGTGGCGGCGGTCGAGAGAGCCGGAGTCGTGGTGTTGTCGGTCAAGCCGCAGATGGTCCTGAAGGTGCTGCCCCAGTTACGGGGCAAGATCGAGCCTCACGCGATGGTTCTGTCCATCGTCGCTGGCACGCGGCTGCATACCCTGGTGACTGGGCTGAGCCACGAGTCAATCGCGCGGGCGATGCCGAACACGCCGGCTCAGGTCGGCGCGGCGATGACCGTATGGACGACCTCGCCGGCCACCACCGCCGAGCAGAAGGACCAGGCCCAGCAGATCCTGGCGGCGCTGGGCGATGAGCTGTGGGTCGAAGAGGAGAACTATCTGGATATGGCCACTGCGCTAAGCGGCACCGGTCCGGCCTACGTCTTTCTCTTTATGGAAGCCCTGGTGGACGCGGGCGTGCATCTTGGCTTCTCACGCCGTGTCTCGCAGCGGCTGGTCAAGCAGACGATCCTCGGGTCGGCGCTCTTTGCGCAGCAGTCGCAGCTTCATCCGGCCGAGCTGCGGAACATGGTGACTTCACCGGGCGGAACCACAGCCGAGGCCCTCTATCAGTTGGAGAAGGGCGGCGTGCGTACGGTCCTCTCTCGAGCTGTGTGGGCCGCCTACCAGAAAACAAGAATCCTGGGCGGAGAAGAAGACAAGTGACGTACACTCTGTACAGACTGGTCGATTTCGTGTTCTGGTTTCTGAGCGTGGCCCTGTTGCTGCGGGTGCTGCTCTCCTGGGTGAATATGGGCAGTGGGACCTTCAGCGACTGGATCTTTAGGCTGACTGAGCCAATCCTGGCGCCCTTGAGGAGAGTGATTCCTCCCATCGGCGGCCTCGACTTTTCGCCGATGGTCGCGCTCTTCCTGCTGGAATTGCTGCATACGGTCGTGAACCGCTTGCTCTTCTGAGCAATAGCGCCGGACCAGGTAGCGAGGAAACGCAGATGACCGAGTCGGCTCTTCGAGAAACCGAGAGCGGTGTGACTATCGCGGTGCACGTCGTGCCAAAGGCATCACGCACTGAATTGGCCGGTCTGCACGGCGCCAGCCTGAGGATTCGCGTCCAGGCACCGCCGGTCGAAGGTGCGGCCAACAGAGAGCTGCTCAGGTTCCTTGCCCGGCGATTGTCCGTTCCCGCCAGCCACGTCGAACTGCTCGCGGGAGCCGGCAGCCGTCAGAAGCTGATTCTCGTGCGTGGAGTGACGCTGGCGACCATCATCGCCAGACTGGAGACGCCGCCGGAATAGGCAGCTCCGACGCTATTCGTGCCAGTTCGGACGCTGCTCGAGGGCGGGGTTCAGGGTCAGATTCTCTCTGTCGGTTCCGTCGACCTTTATCGAGTAGATGTCCCACCCGCCGTCGCGATTCGAGTAGTAGAGGATCCTTGTGCCCGCCCGCGCCCAGGCCGGCCCGTGGTCG
The sequence above is a segment of the Chloroflexi bacterium ADurb.Bin180 genome. Coding sequences within it:
- a CDS encoding YGGT family protein, with amino-acid sequence MTYTLYRLVDFVFWFLSVALLLRVLLSWVNMGSGTFSDWIFRLTEPILAPLRRVIPPIGGLDFSPMVALFLLELLHTVVNRLLF
- the proC gene encoding Pyrroline-5-carboxylate reductase, with product MLANHKLAFVGSGVMAEAMIKGILNRGLVAPEAIMASGPREERGADLRQHYGVASTTDNVAAVERAGVVVLSVKPQMVLKVLPQLRGKIEPHAMVLSIVAGTRLHTLVTGLSHESIARAMPNTPAQVGAAMTVWTTSPATTAEQKDQAQQILAALGDELWVEEENYLDMATALSGTGPAYVFLFMEALVDAGVHLGFSRRVSQRLVKQTILGSALFAQQSQLHPAELRNMVTSPGGTTAEALYQLEKGGVRTVLSRAVWAAYQKTRILGGEEDK